The following coding sequences lie in one Heyndrickxia oleronia genomic window:
- a CDS encoding TetR/AcrR family transcriptional regulator has protein sequence MFKTIVQKEVSPFKQKKDREKNKEVKEQILQAARLLFSKKGYDGTTVRQICEEANVSLALISYHFGGKESVFYEIFEPIRHTFMNMNYDLSNSLEALSSFCRHFVLFRIEHHELINILQQELVMNSSRLEMLKDVFWPSWDQLQVILEECKKQHTIDFPSVEVAVNFIMGTLMFSYNNPFLNRSQPELSADTIADLAVQYIIKGLQTAQHQ, from the coding sequence TTGTTCAAAACAATTGTTCAAAAAGAGGTGAGTCCATTCAAACAGAAAAAAGATCGCGAAAAAAATAAAGAAGTGAAGGAACAGATCCTTCAAGCTGCAAGGCTGTTATTTTCTAAAAAAGGATATGATGGAACAACAGTTAGGCAAATTTGTGAAGAAGCTAATGTTTCATTGGCTCTTATCTCCTATCATTTCGGTGGAAAAGAAAGCGTTTTTTACGAAATCTTTGAACCGATTCGACACACATTTATGAATATGAACTATGATCTATCTAATTCTTTAGAAGCATTAAGCAGCTTTTGTAGACATTTTGTTTTATTCAGAATAGAGCATCATGAACTTATTAATATATTGCAGCAGGAGCTGGTAATGAATAGCTCGAGGCTAGAAATGCTAAAGGATGTCTTTTGGCCATCCTGGGATCAGTTGCAAGTAATATTAGAAGAATGTAAAAAACAGCATACGATTGATTTTCCTTCAGTAGAAGTTGCAGTGAATTTTATTATGGGAACATTAATGTTTTCCTATAACAATCCATTTCTTAATCGTTCACAGCCTGAACTTTCCGCTGACACGATAGCAGACCTAGCTGTTCAATATATTATAAAAGGACTTCAGACGGCTCAACATCAATGA
- a CDS encoding 2,3-butanediol dehydrogenase, whose protein sequence is MKAAKIYGPKDIRIEEAELPSLEKGMVKVKVEYAGICGSDMHEYIAGTYPMRTQPVLGHEFAGTVIEVADGVSTIKVGDRVAVEPLMPCGKCDNCQRGFVNLCTQRQGYGYTVSGGFAQYAVVKQENVFLLPDNMSLQLGALVEPTAVAVHAVRQSQLKLGDTAAIFGAGPIGLLLIQAVKAAGASDIFVVEVSDERREKALELGATYAINPIEQDAVAFIKEMTNGGVNVAYDAAGVQATFTSGVNSVRPGGEFKVVSVWEKPVSFDPNTIVRTEAKISGSYAYIRLFPEVIRLLSRGMIDGNAVITSEIALDDIVEKGFELLTNDRSQCKILVNMNL, encoded by the coding sequence GTGAAAGCAGCAAAAATTTATGGACCAAAGGATATTCGTATCGAAGAAGCAGAACTTCCATCACTTGAAAAAGGAATGGTTAAAGTAAAAGTAGAATATGCAGGGATTTGCGGAAGTGATATGCACGAGTATATAGCTGGTACTTACCCAATGAGAACACAACCTGTTTTAGGTCATGAATTTGCGGGTACGGTTATCGAGGTAGCAGACGGTGTGTCAACGATTAAAGTAGGTGACAGGGTGGCTGTAGAACCACTAATGCCGTGTGGGAAATGCGATAATTGCCAGAGAGGTTTTGTAAACTTATGTACTCAGCGCCAAGGATATGGATATACCGTTTCAGGTGGATTTGCTCAATACGCCGTTGTTAAACAAGAAAATGTGTTTCTATTACCTGATAATATGAGTCTACAACTTGGTGCACTAGTTGAACCAACGGCCGTTGCTGTTCACGCAGTACGTCAAAGCCAATTAAAACTTGGTGATACAGCTGCTATATTTGGGGCTGGCCCAATTGGATTATTATTAATACAAGCAGTTAAAGCCGCAGGAGCTAGTGATATTTTTGTTGTTGAAGTTTCCGATGAGCGACGTGAAAAAGCATTAGAATTAGGGGCTACCTATGCCATTAATCCAATTGAACAAGATGCCGTTGCGTTCATTAAAGAAATGACAAACGGAGGGGTTAATGTAGCCTATGATGCTGCCGGTGTTCAAGCTACCTTTACAAGTGGTGTGAACTCAGTTCGTCCTGGCGGTGAATTTAAAGTGGTAAGCGTATGGGAAAAGCCTGTTAGCTTCGATCCTAACACCATTGTTCGAACTGAAGCCAAAATTAGTGGCTCCTATGCTTATATCCGTTTATTCCCTGAAGTTATCCGATTACTTTCTCGTGGAATGATTGATGGCAATGCCGTAATTACAAGTGAAATTGCATTAGATGATATTGTTGAAAAGGGCTTTGAATTACTGACGAATGATCGTAGTCAATGTAAAATACTTGTAAACATGAATTTATAG